One window from the genome of Hyperolius riggenbachi isolate aHypRig1 chromosome 6, aHypRig1.pri, whole genome shotgun sequence encodes:
- the LOC137521593 gene encoding zinc finger protein 69 homolog B-like, translating into MDPEGWRMSATNLNFRNQQRNMTVPRTFQINHNKYLSTERYVKRAAIVMTNEGPSRLEGRFLQFDGKTSYRRGLTSLDQVQMKKPHGDESRRIMVNKHSGNKWANLVPNSLGHRENVALKTYGNNAQTFKAPYGLEVKKLPTLSRDVSRTFIPKQKINSQRFREDIQMTASSCASATNSMSKIPGDKMSIKTEPILVEDDEVHSESSYSGIPFHLSHKRIMRPNNVSSQSGTTEPLKRMKLGGQGSSLYIAETVRQKMLSQHRIPYKHLPTVSGGYSHNDSMGSGIQMEKRRNALPDETKAELIVSKQKDKSVGSSTYRRFLLIDSQGLPYTVVVEESKTTKDNTPSSEFSSDVTHVGASKSIAPRKVYKCPVCFRIFEYLSYLQRHSIAHSQQKPHVCKICGKAFKRTSHLTRHKYTHFGGKPCQCQMCHRRFRDIGELARHQLSHTGERPQQCEVCHMRFVDHSTLQRHMLAKH; encoded by the coding sequence ATGGATCCTGAAGGCTGGAGAATGTCCGCAACCAACCTCAACTTTCGAAAccaacaaagaaacatgacagTACCCAGGACCTTCCAAATAAATCATAACAAATACTTATCTACAGAAAGATATGTAAAAAGAGCAGCCATTGTAATGACTAATGAAGGACCTTCAAGATTAGAAGGTAGGTTTCTACAGTTTGATGGCAAAACCAGTTACAGACGTGGCCTCACATCTTTGGATCAAGTGCAAATGAAGAAACCTCATGGGGATGAAAGTAGGAGGATCATGGTTAATAAACATTCGGGAAACAAATGGGCCAACTTAGTACCAAATTCCCTGGGCCACAGAGAAAATGTAGCTCTTAAGACTTACGGAAACAATGCACAAACCTTTAAGGCACCTTACGGACTGGAGGTTAAAAAGTTGCCTACGCTGAGTAGGGATGTAAGTCGCACCTTCATTCCAAAACAGAAGATAAATTCACAGCGCTTCAGAGAAGACATACAGATGACTGCTTCCAGCTGTGCCAGCGCTACAAATTCCATGAGTAAAATTCCTGGGGATAAAATGAGCATAAAAACTGAACCAATTTTAGTGGAAGATGATGAAGTTCATAGCGAATCCTCTTATTCAGGAATTCCATTCCATCTTTCCCACAAGAGAATCATGAGGCCAAATAATGTCTCTTCACAGAGTGGTACAACTGAACCACTGAAAAGAATGAAATTAGGCGGTCAGGGGTCTTCATTGTACATAGCAGAGACAGTCCGACAAAAAATGCTCAGTCAACATCGCATTCCATATAAAcacctgcctactgtaagtggtgGCTATTCTCACAACGATAGTATGGGAAGTGGCATTCAGATGGAAAAACGTAGAAATGCGTTGCCTGATGAAACAAAAGCGGAGCTTATCGTCTCCAAACAAAAAGACAAGTCTGTTGGAAGCTCAACTTATAGAAGGTTTCTCCTAATTGACAGCCAAGGACTTCCGTACACTGTAGTTGTAGAAGAATCCAAAACGACAAAAGACAACACTCCATCCAGTGAGTTTAGCTCAGATGTTACACATGTTGGTGCCTCTAAGTCCATTGCACCTAggaaggtctataagtgtccagtGTGTTTTCGGATATTTGAGTATCTGTCCTACCTCCAGAGGCACAGCATCGCCCATTCCCAGCAGAAGCCTCATGTGTGTAAGATTTGCGGCAAAGCTTTTAAGAGGACATCTCATCTTACCCGTCATAAGTACACTCATTTTGGTGGGAAACCCTGCCAGTGCCAGATGTGTCATCGAAGATTTCGGGACATTGGCGAGCTGGCACGTCATCAGCTGAGCCATACTGGAGAAAGACCTCAGCAGTGTGAAGTGTGTCACATGCGCTTTGTTGACCACAGCACTTTGCAGCGCCACATGCTTGCAAAACATTAA